A part of Trueperaceae bacterium genomic DNA contains:
- a CDS encoding FUN14 domain-containing protein translates to MNVDLTSVMPWVQQLSFGAVAGFVAGFALKKVGKFVALAVGVLFVVIQLLAWSGYLSVDWGRIQASVDPLLEPTRLEQLWQGLLAMLTYNLPFGAAFVTALVIGLRRG, encoded by the coding sequence GTGAACGTCGACCTCACGAGCGTCATGCCCTGGGTGCAGCAGCTGTCTTTCGGGGCCGTGGCGGGGTTCGTGGCGGGCTTCGCCCTCAAGAAGGTCGGCAAGTTCGTCGCGCTCGCCGTTGGCGTTCTCTTCGTCGTCATCCAGCTCCTCGCCTGGTCCGGCTACCTGAGCGTCGACTGGGGCAGGATCCAGGCTTCGGTCGATCCGCTGCTCGAACCGACGAGGTTGGAGCAGTTGTGGCAAGGGCTCCTCGCCATGCTCACGTACAACCTGCCGTTCGGAGCCGCGTTTGTAACCGCGCTCGTGATCGGCTTGCGCCGCGGTTGA
- the groES gene encoding co-chaperone GroES codes for MADKKQNLRPIGDKVVVEVIDEPQTTLSGIVLPDSAKEKSQRGKVIAVGSGKLLDNGSREPMEVKVGDTVLFAKYGGTEVDLGGQELMILSQRDIHAVLE; via the coding sequence ATGGCGGACAAGAAGCAGAACCTCAGGCCTATCGGCGACAAGGTCGTGGTCGAAGTCATCGACGAGCCCCAGACGACCCTAAGCGGCATCGTGTTGCCGGACAGCGCCAAGGAGAAGAGCCAGCGCGGCAAGGTCATCGCCGTCGGCAGCGGCAAGCTCCTGGACAACGGCTCGCGCGAGCCGATGGAGGTCAAGGTCGGCGACACCGTGCTCTTCGCCAAGTACGGCGGCACGGAGGTCGACCTGGGCGGTCAGGAGTTGATGATCCTGAGCCAGCGCGACATCCACGCCGTCCTCGAGTAA
- the groL gene encoding chaperonin GroEL (60 kDa chaperone family; promotes refolding of misfolded polypeptides especially under stressful conditions; forms two stacked rings of heptamers to form a barrel-shaped 14mer; ends can be capped by GroES; misfolded proteins enter the barrel where they are refolded when GroES binds) has product MAKDLTFKEDARRSLERGVNAVANAVKVTLGPKGRNVVLEKKFGGPTITKDGVTVAKDIELADSLENIGAKLLIEIASKTNEITGDGTTTATVLGQAIVREGLRNVAAGASPLALKRGIEKGVEAVVASIHAMAKPVEDSKAVAEVASISANDAEVGKQISDAMDKVGRDGVITVEESKTMDTELDFVEGMQFDKGYVSAYFITDSDAMEAVLEDAYILIHEKKISALKDLLPVLEQVAQTGKPLLIIAEDIEGEALATLVVNRLRGTLNISAVKAPGFGDRRKEMLRDIAAVTGGEVISEELGHKLENVRLNQLGRAKRVRSSKDETTIIEGQGSKEGIEERIKGIKAELDHTDSDYAREKLQERLAKLAGGVAVIRVGAATETELKEKKHRYEDALSTARSAVEEGIVAGGGVTLIHAITAVKDLVKKLDGDERTGAQILMRALEEPARQIAANAGAEGSVVVNAILNRNDGKYGYDAANDTYVDDMFKAGIVDPAKVTRTALQNAASIGALLLTTEVVIADRPEKEDKTPPMPGGDMGGMDF; this is encoded by the coding sequence ATGGCCAAGGACCTGACCTTCAAGGAAGACGCCCGCCGCTCGCTCGAGCGCGGCGTCAACGCAGTCGCTAACGCCGTCAAGGTTACGCTCGGACCGAAGGGGCGTAACGTCGTCCTGGAGAAGAAGTTCGGCGGACCGACCATCACCAAGGACGGCGTCACCGTCGCCAAGGACATCGAGCTCGCCGACTCGCTCGAGAACATCGGCGCCAAGCTCCTCATCGAGATCGCGAGCAAGACGAACGAGATCACGGGCGACGGCACCACCACCGCCACCGTGCTCGGTCAGGCCATCGTGCGCGAGGGCCTGCGCAACGTCGCGGCCGGCGCCAGCCCGCTCGCGCTCAAGCGCGGCATCGAGAAGGGCGTCGAGGCCGTCGTCGCCAGCATCCACGCGATGGCCAAGCCCGTCGAGGACAGCAAGGCCGTTGCCGAGGTGGCCTCCATCTCCGCGAACGATGCCGAGGTCGGCAAGCAGATCTCCGACGCCATGGACAAGGTCGGCCGCGACGGCGTGATCACCGTCGAAGAGTCGAAGACCATGGACACGGAGCTCGACTTCGTCGAGGGCATGCAGTTCGACAAGGGCTACGTCAGCGCGTACTTCATCACCGACTCCGACGCCATGGAGGCGGTGCTCGAGGACGCCTACATCCTCATCCACGAGAAGAAGATCAGCGCCCTCAAGGACCTCCTGCCCGTTCTCGAGCAGGTCGCCCAGACCGGCAAGCCGCTCCTCATCATCGCGGAGGACATCGAAGGCGAGGCCCTCGCCACGCTCGTCGTCAACCGCCTGCGCGGCACCCTCAACATCTCGGCCGTCAAGGCCCCCGGCTTCGGCGACCGCCGCAAGGAGATGCTCCGCGACATCGCGGCCGTCACCGGCGGCGAGGTCATCAGCGAGGAGCTCGGCCACAAGCTCGAGAACGTGCGCCTCAACCAGCTCGGCCGCGCGAAGCGCGTCCGTAGCAGCAAGGACGAGACGACCATCATCGAGGGTCAGGGCAGCAAGGAAGGCATCGAGGAGCGCATCAAGGGCATCAAGGCGGAGCTCGATCACACCGACTCCGACTACGCCCGCGAGAAGCTCCAGGAGCGCCTCGCCAAGCTCGCGGGCGGCGTCGCCGTCATCCGCGTAGGCGCCGCGACGGAGACGGAGCTCAAGGAGAAGAAGCACCGCTACGAGGACGCCCTCTCCACGGCCCGCTCGGCCGTCGAGGAAGGCATCGTCGCCGGCGGCGGCGTCACCCTCATCCACGCCATCACGGCCGTCAAGGACCTCGTCAAGAAGCTCGACGGCGATGAGCGCACGGGCGCCCAGATCCTCATGCGCGCCCTCGAGGAGCCCGCGCGCCAGATCGCGGCCAACGCCGGCGCCGAAGGCAGCGTCGTCGTGAACGCCATCCTGAACAGGAACGACGGCAAGTACGGTTACGACGCCGCCAACGACACCTACGTCGACGACATGTTCAAGGCCGGCATCGTCGACCCGGCCAAGGTCACCCGTACCGCCCTCCAGAACGCGGCCTCCATCGGCGCGCTCCTCCTCACGACCGAGGTCGTCATCGCCGACCGGCCGGAGAAGGAAGACAAGACGCCCCCGATGCCGGGCGGCGACATGGGCGGGATGGACTTCTAA
- a CDS encoding alkaline phosphatase family protein, with the protein MTDLQDLLGPEFVAPYASGRSLTSVPSTVGHLLGAGEGWRSAPLALPGLPGNARRVVVLLVDGLGYHRLADQVAKDDLGLAALLERYTPGWSPSGPLGEPLLTVAPSTTVVATTVLAGNGASPGETGFLGYTQYLPRPGFVANMLFWRPAWAAAARSGDLEAWGLAPEAALPIPTVYQVLAPQGVASTAFYPHEITRSPLSRMQTAGARVRGYIGWVDLLTQLREHLEASAGGRGYSFAYFPDLDSLQHRDGPPSASYAPLLEAFVSGLARLLGRLSPAARRDTLVLVTADHGHHAVPPSEAAYLGELGELRPLLARREGGEPRHVYLYARPGAADELHAACARLGGSFLALRGEEALAAGLYGDPGSLHPEATRRVGDVVLLARGGAALWEAERVRAEPGGSGAGPADLPAGMHGSLTPEEMRVPLLTLDLGAG; encoded by the coding sequence ATGACGGACCTGCAAGACCTCCTAGGCCCCGAGTTCGTAGCGCCGTACGCCTCGGGCCGCTCCCTCACGAGCGTGCCGAGCACCGTCGGGCACCTGCTCGGCGCCGGCGAGGGGTGGCGCTCGGCGCCGCTGGCACTGCCCGGCCTGCCCGGGAACGCTCGCAGGGTCGTCGTCCTCTTGGTGGACGGGCTCGGCTACCACCGGCTCGCCGATCAGGTGGCGAAGGACGACCTCGGCCTCGCCGCCCTGCTCGAGCGCTACACGCCCGGCTGGAGCCCGAGCGGACCGCTCGGCGAGCCCCTCCTCACCGTAGCGCCGTCCACGACGGTCGTCGCCACCACCGTCCTGGCGGGGAACGGGGCGAGCCCGGGCGAGACGGGCTTCCTCGGCTACACGCAGTACCTCCCACGCCCCGGCTTCGTCGCGAACATGCTCTTCTGGCGGCCGGCCTGGGCCGCGGCGGCGCGCAGCGGCGACCTCGAGGCCTGGGGCCTCGCGCCCGAGGCGGCGTTGCCGATCCCGACCGTCTACCAGGTCTTGGCGCCCCAGGGCGTGGCGAGCACCGCCTTCTACCCCCACGAGATCACCCGGAGCCCCTTGTCGCGCATGCAGACCGCCGGGGCTCGCGTGCGCGGCTACATCGGCTGGGTCGACCTGTTGACGCAGCTGCGAGAGCACCTCGAGGCGTCGGCGGGCGGGCGCGGCTACAGCTTCGCCTACTTCCCCGACCTGGACTCGCTCCAGCACCGCGATGGCCCACCGAGCGCGAGCTACGCGCCCCTGCTCGAAGCGTTCGTGTCCGGGCTCGCGCGGCTGCTCGGGCGCCTGTCGCCCGCCGCGCGGCGCGACACCCTCGTCCTCGTCACCGCCGACCACGGCCACCACGCCGTACCGCCGTCCGAGGCGGCCTACCTGGGAGAGCTCGGCGAGCTGCGCCCCCTGCTGGCCCGCCGTGAGGGCGGCGAGCCGCGCCACGTCTACCTCTACGCGCGCCCCGGCGCGGCGGACGAGCTCCATGCCGCCTGCGCGCGCTTGGGTGGGAGCTTCCTGGCGCTGCGCGGCGAGGAGGCGTTGGCTGCCGGCCTTTACGGCGACCCCGGTAGCCTGCACCCCGAGGCGACCAGGCGCGTCGGCGACGTGGTCCTGCTGGCCCGCGGAGGGGCGGCGCTCTGGGAGGCCGAGCGCGTGCGCGCCGAGCCGGGGGGCTCGGGGGCCGGACCGGCGGACCTGCCCGCCGGGATGCACGGCTCGCTCACCCCCGAGGAGATGCGCGTGCCGCTGCTGACGCTCGACCTCGGCGCCGGTTAA
- the gpmI gene encoding 2,3-bisphosphoglycerate-independent phosphoglycerate mutase — translation MTNPVALIILDGFGLAPAGPGNAVALARTPVFDRLWRERPHTQLQASGPAVGLPEGQMGNSEVGHLNLGAGRVVKQSLTYIQGLIDDGSFYTNPVLLRTFAAARGHTLHLLGLVSDGGVHSDLKHLLALLELAGRERLARVRVHAFTDGRDSPPDGGVRYLATLEEALARLREAGCDARVATVCGRYYAMDRDRRWERTKLAYDLIVCARGEYTAGSAVAAAEAAYARGETDEFIRPTVITTDSTPSEDGAADDGAVRDGDAVLYFNFRTDRARQLSHALVGDDGWGGFERCRTPRTTFASLMEYDKELHVPFAFSVPPVLETLPEVLAEAGLKQYHTAETEKYAHVTYFFDAQREEQQVGEERRMVASPKVATYDLQPEMSARELAALTAARLRERDDNFVLVNFANPDMVGHTGVIAAAVEACEVVDACLGEVLDAVLARGGAAIVLADHGNAEKMLEADGSPHTAHTTNPVPCVLVSDDPALADARLRPGGILGDVAPTVLELLGVPQPPEMTGKSLLARG, via the coding sequence ATGACCAACCCCGTGGCACTGATAATCCTCGACGGCTTCGGCTTGGCCCCTGCCGGGCCCGGCAACGCCGTCGCCCTCGCGCGCACCCCCGTCTTCGACCGCCTGTGGCGCGAGCGACCCCACACCCAGTTGCAGGCGTCAGGTCCGGCAGTCGGTCTGCCCGAAGGTCAGATGGGCAACAGCGAGGTCGGTCACCTCAACCTGGGGGCCGGGCGCGTCGTGAAGCAGAGCCTCACGTACATCCAGGGGCTCATCGACGACGGCTCGTTCTACACCAACCCCGTGCTGCTGCGAACGTTCGCCGCGGCTCGTGGCCACACCCTGCACCTGCTCGGCCTGGTCAGCGACGGCGGCGTGCACTCCGACCTGAAGCACCTCCTGGCCCTACTGGAGCTCGCCGGTCGCGAGCGCCTCGCGCGGGTGCGCGTCCACGCGTTCACGGACGGGCGCGACTCCCCGCCGGACGGAGGCGTTCGTTACCTCGCGACGCTCGAGGAGGCCCTCGCCCGCTTGCGCGAGGCCGGTTGCGACGCTCGGGTGGCCACCGTCTGCGGGCGGTACTACGCCATGGACCGCGACCGCAGGTGGGAGCGCACCAAGCTCGCCTACGACCTGATCGTGTGCGCGCGGGGCGAGTACACGGCCGGCAGCGCCGTAGCGGCCGCCGAGGCCGCGTACGCCCGCGGCGAGACGGACGAGTTCATCCGGCCGACCGTGATCACCACGGACAGCACGCCGTCCGAGGACGGTGCGGCCGACGACGGCGCCGTGCGGGACGGCGACGCGGTGCTCTACTTCAACTTCCGAACGGACCGGGCGCGGCAGCTCAGCCACGCGCTCGTCGGCGACGACGGCTGGGGCGGGTTCGAGCGGTGCCGGACGCCGCGCACGACGTTCGCCTCGCTCATGGAGTACGACAAGGAGCTCCACGTCCCGTTCGCCTTCTCCGTCCCGCCCGTCCTGGAGACGTTGCCCGAGGTGCTGGCGGAAGCGGGTCTGAAGCAGTACCACACGGCCGAGACGGAGAAGTACGCGCACGTGACCTACTTCTTCGACGCGCAGCGCGAGGAGCAGCAAGTCGGTGAGGAGCGGCGCATGGTCGCGTCGCCGAAGGTGGCTACCTACGACCTGCAGCCGGAGATGAGCGCGCGCGAGCTGGCGGCGCTGACCGCCGCGCGGTTGCGGGAGCGTGACGACAACTTCGTGCTCGTCAACTTCGCCAACCCGGACATGGTCGGGCATACGGGCGTGATCGCCGCCGCCGTCGAGGCCTGCGAGGTCGTCGATGCCTGCCTGGGCGAGGTCCTCGACGCCGTGCTGGCGCGCGGCGGCGCCGCGATCGTGCTGGCCGACCACGGCAACGCCGAGAAGATGCTCGAGGCTGACGGTAGCCCCCACACCGCCCACACGACGAACCCTGTGCCGTGCGTGCTCGTGAGCGACGACCCCGCCCTGGCCGACGCGCGCCTGCGCCCGGGCGGCATCCTCGGTGACGTCGCGCCTACGGTGCTCGAGCTGTTGGGCGTGCCGCAACCGCCCGAGATGACGGGGAAGTCCCTGCTGGCGCGGGGTTAA
- a CDS encoding DUF721 domain-containing protein, with protein sequence MRERHVSELIEEVFRRAAVKRGVRRAGAVIAWRAVAGAELAAFSTAVALRDGVLYVNVNDSETAMHLSLGRHRLVDAYRAYLGNADVRDIRFQVGRLDDGDERPASNRALIAPDPAALAALTASLQRLDLPEELERATLAAGTRFLGLQAARRELGWTTCPTCGALHDGPLRPESLREAARKAAGRRDADAELERALCQACYRYAHEGRVVAAAERLRTAPRAEVDGLGEDERAVAAYLAARSLDSVIATLLPAAVTDDRLALQLESVVRCRLALEHGREPETFTPADFHAFDPHVANVLRLAGGRG encoded by the coding sequence GTGCGTGAGCGGCACGTCTCGGAGCTGATCGAGGAGGTCTTCCGCCGGGCCGCCGTCAAGCGCGGCGTGCGGCGCGCCGGGGCCGTCATCGCGTGGCGCGCCGTCGCCGGGGCCGAGCTGGCCGCCTTCAGCACGGCCGTGGCCCTTCGCGACGGGGTCTTGTACGTCAACGTCAACGACTCCGAGACGGCCATGCACTTGAGCCTCGGGCGCCACCGGCTCGTCGACGCTTACCGCGCGTACCTCGGCAACGCCGACGTCCGCGACATCCGCTTCCAGGTCGGGCGCCTGGACGACGGGGACGAGCGGCCCGCCTCGAACCGCGCGCTGATCGCGCCTGACCCCGCCGCGCTCGCGGCGCTGACCGCGAGCCTGCAACGGCTCGACCTGCCGGAGGAGCTGGAGCGAGCGACGCTGGCGGCCGGCACCCGCTTCCTCGGCCTGCAGGCGGCCCGCCGCGAGCTGGGCTGGACCACGTGCCCGACCTGCGGCGCCCTGCACGACGGACCCTTGCGCCCGGAGTCGTTGAGGGAGGCCGCCCGCAAGGCGGCTGGCAGGCGTGATGCCGACGCGGAACTGGAACGCGCCCTATGCCAGGCTTGTTACCGCTACGCCCACGAGGGGCGGGTAGTGGCCGCCGCGGAACGCCTCCGCACGGCGCCCCGTGCGGAGGTGGACGGGCTCGGCGAGGACGAGCGCGCCGTGGCCGCCTACCTGGCGGCCCGGTCGCTCGACTCCGTCATCGCCACCCTCCTGCCCGCCGCCGTGACCGACGACCGCCTCGCCCTGCAGCTCGAGAGCGTGGTGCGGTGCAGGCTCGCGCTCGAGCATGGGCGCGAGCCCGAGACGTTCACGCCCGCCGACTTCCACGCCTTCGACCCGCACGTCGCCAACGTCCTACGGTTGGCGGGGGGCCGAGGCTGA
- the recF gene encoding DNA replication and repair protein RecF (All proteins in this family for which functions are known are DNA-binding proteins that assist the filamentation of RecA onto DNA for the initiation of recombination or recombinational repair.), whose protein sequence is MRLVSLTQLNFRNLRTPRVDFPSGVVAVVGRNAAGKSNLLAAAYLACTGEAVGGKLARQVRLGEEEAYVAAEIEHDEGVSRVEVGLGAGKKVVKVDGQAAKVGDVARVVSAVLLTPEDSDLVHGPPAARRAYLDGLLTKLSLRYALLHREYSRVLEQRNALLRAGRFGAELAPWSERFVALGTEVGALRERAAVRLAPLATEVYREVAGAGALALSLSKAQGELSLEEALAAGGQAERARGQTLVGPHRDDLRLELDGVSLPEYGSRGEARTAALALRVAEYRLLSEKHREPPVLLIDDFTAELDATRRAYLLELASATPQALVSGTEPPPLAQVLIEMAGGHARQVEGSRA, encoded by the coding sequence GTGCGGCTCGTCAGCCTGACGCAGCTCAATTTCCGCAACCTGCGCACGCCGCGCGTCGACTTCCCGAGCGGGGTGGTGGCGGTGGTCGGGCGCAACGCGGCCGGCAAGAGCAACCTCCTGGCCGCCGCGTACTTGGCCTGCACGGGTGAGGCGGTCGGCGGCAAGCTCGCGCGCCAGGTCAGGCTCGGTGAGGAGGAGGCGTACGTCGCGGCCGAGATCGAGCACGATGAGGGCGTGTCGCGCGTCGAGGTCGGCCTGGGGGCCGGCAAGAAGGTCGTGAAGGTCGACGGTCAGGCGGCCAAGGTCGGGGACGTGGCGCGCGTCGTGAGCGCCGTGCTCCTCACGCCGGAGGACAGCGACCTGGTGCACGGGCCGCCGGCCGCGCGGCGCGCCTACCTGGACGGTCTCCTCACCAAGCTCTCGTTGCGCTACGCCCTCCTCCACCGCGAGTACTCCCGCGTGCTCGAACAGCGCAACGCCCTCCTCCGTGCCGGACGTTTCGGCGCCGAGCTGGCGCCGTGGAGCGAGCGGTTCGTGGCCCTCGGGACGGAGGTCGGCGCGCTGCGGGAGCGCGCCGCCGTGCGCCTCGCACCGTTGGCGACCGAGGTCTACCGCGAGGTGGCCGGGGCCGGGGCGCTCGCCCTGAGCCTGAGCAAGGCGCAAGGCGAACTCTCCCTCGAGGAGGCCTTGGCGGCGGGGGGCCAGGCCGAACGCGCCAGGGGCCAGACCCTGGTCGGGCCGCACCGCGACGACCTGCGGCTCGAACTGGACGGCGTCTCCCTGCCGGAGTACGGCTCGCGCGGCGAGGCGCGCACGGCGGCCCTCGCGCTCCGGGTCGCCGAGTACCGGCTCTTGAGCGAGAAGCACCGAGAGCCGCCCGTGCTGCTCATCGACGACTTCACGGCGGAGCTCGACGCGACCAGGCGCGCCTACCTCCTCGAGCTGGCGAGCGCGACCCCGCAGGCCCTCGTCTCCGGCACGGAGCCTCCGCCGCTGGCCCAGGTCCTGATCGAGATGGCGGGCGGGCACGCCCGTCAGGTGGAGGGTAGCCGTGCGTGA
- a CDS encoding SUF system NifU family Fe-S cluster assembly protein: MGFLDDIYQDLILEHYRSPRQHGALEGRGVVAQEGVNPSCGDELTLYLRRGAEGLDVGFVGEGCAISQASASLMASAIKGKDAGHAAELSAGFQRLIRGEEPGVDLGDLQALAGIAKLPARVKCAVLPWKTLDEALARLGDDCS, encoded by the coding sequence GTGGGCTTCCTAGACGACATCTACCAGGACCTGATCCTCGAGCACTACCGCAGCCCCCGCCAGCATGGGGCGCTCGAGGGTCGGGGCGTAGTGGCGCAGGAGGGCGTCAACCCCAGCTGCGGCGACGAGCTGACGCTCTACCTGCGGCGCGGGGCGGAGGGCCTGGACGTCGGGTTCGTAGGCGAGGGGTGCGCCATCTCCCAAGCGTCGGCGAGCCTCATGGCGAGCGCCATCAAAGGCAAGGACGCCGGGCATGCGGCCGAGCTGTCTGCCGGTTTCCAACGCCTGATCCGCGGGGAGGAACCCGGCGTGGACCTTGGCGACCTGCAGGCGCTCGCCGGCATCGCCAAGCTGCCGGCGCGCGTCAAGTGCGCGGTACTCCCCTGGAAGACGCTCGACGAGGCGTTGGCGCGACTGGGCGACGACTGCTCCTGA
- a CDS encoding DivIVA domain-containing protein, whose amino-acid sequence MSRLTPLDIRHVEFSRRAGGYDRREVKAFMERLALEVEDALRESQGLRKRLSAAEAEVARLRNAEAELQTAVMAAERIAGDLKETAKREAQLLLDDAERQRRARLADVEDGLLRSHARLEALEMQRRLFKEQFRALLQAYATALEADDDVEARPSGSVSETGPVAPTPRQTRTIDPEEALLDDTVRP is encoded by the coding sequence ATGAGCAGACTGACGCCGCTCGACATCCGGCATGTCGAGTTCTCGCGTAGGGCGGGCGGGTACGACCGGCGGGAGGTGAAGGCGTTCATGGAGCGCCTGGCGCTGGAGGTGGAGGACGCGCTGCGTGAGTCCCAGGGCCTACGCAAGCGGCTCTCCGCCGCCGAAGCGGAGGTCGCGCGCCTGCGTAACGCCGAGGCCGAACTGCAGACCGCCGTGATGGCCGCGGAGCGCATAGCCGGCGACCTGAAGGAGACGGCCAAGCGCGAGGCGCAGCTCCTCCTCGACGACGCCGAGCGCCAGCGCCGCGCGCGCCTGGCCGACGTCGAGGACGGCCTCCTCCGGTCCCACGCCAGGCTGGAGGCCCTCGAGATGCAGCGCAGGCTCTTCAAGGAGCAGTTCCGGGCCCTGTTGCAAGCCTACGCCACGGCCCTGGAGGCGGACGACGACGTGGAGGCCCGGCCGTCGGGAAGCGTGTCGGAGACGGGCCCCGTCGCCCCCACGCCCAGGCAGACGCGGACCATCGATCCCGAGGAAGCGCTGCTGGACGACACGGTCAGGCCCTAG
- a CDS encoding purine-nucleoside phosphorylase, with the protein MSDVVAHANARLGAALDALRGSTGLVPEVALVLGSGLGPLADEIEDATSVPYGAIPGMPVSSAPGHAGRLVMGRLAGRSVVAMQGRVHPYEGFTAQECTYPIALMHGLGARSLVVTNACGGLNPAFAAGDIMLQLDFINFTGQNPLIGPNDDAYPRFPVMFDCYDPEYVERARSAAIAEGIHLREGVYLAISGPAYASRAELRAFRTLGADAIGMSTVFEVIRARHLGMRVLGISTVTDMALPDRDEHATGDEVLAVAARTGATFRRLVRAVLPGLE; encoded by the coding sequence ATGTCAGACGTGGTCGCTCACGCGAACGCCCGGCTGGGGGCGGCGCTCGATGCCTTGCGCGGCTCCACCGGCCTGGTGCCCGAGGTAGCGTTGGTGCTCGGCTCCGGCCTGGGGCCGCTCGCGGACGAGATCGAGGACGCCACCTCCGTCCCTTACGGCGCCATCCCCGGCATGCCGGTCTCCTCCGCCCCCGGCCACGCCGGCCGCCTCGTCATGGGCCGCTTGGCGGGCAGGTCGGTCGTAGCCATGCAGGGTCGCGTGCACCCCTACGAAGGCTTCACCGCGCAAGAGTGCACCTACCCCATCGCGCTCATGCATGGCCTAGGCGCCAGGAGCCTCGTCGTCACCAACGCGTGCGGAGGGCTGAACCCCGCCTTCGCGGCCGGCGACATCATGCTGCAGCTCGACTTCATCAACTTCACGGGTCAGAACCCGCTCATCGGACCGAACGACGACGCCTACCCGCGGTTCCCGGTCATGTTCGACTGCTACGACCCAGAGTACGTCGAGCGCGCGCGCTCGGCAGCCATCGCCGAAGGGATCCATCTGCGCGAGGGCGTCTACCTCGCCATCAGCGGGCCGGCGTACGCGAGCCGCGCGGAGCTGCGTGCGTTCCGAACCCTCGGAGCCGATGCCATCGGCATGTCGACGGTGTTCGAGGTCATCAGGGCGCGGCACCTGGGGATGCGGGTCCTCGGCATCTCGACGGTCACGGACATGGCGCTCCCGGATCGCGACGAGCACGCCACGGGCGACGAGGTGCTGGCCGTTGCCGCGCGCACGGGCGCCACCTTTCGCCGCCTCGTTCGCGCGGTGCTTCCGGGTCTCGAGTAG